In the Microtus ochrogaster isolate Prairie Vole_2 chromosome 21, MicOch1.0, whole genome shotgun sequence genome, GtggggacagtttaaataccccgtgggagtggtcttgagcaacTCTGGGAGCAGCTTTGGCAGGGGGTCACcctttggcaggctttcttggaggtggagtctggactgaggcaactcccaggggaggggctaGGGATGAAACTtttcacccaaacattccagactctttggatttATTGATGCCAGGGATTGGGGGTGACACTTCCAATCAAACAAAAACgtgtctttttcttcctgaaattgCGTGGCCTTGcttaatattatacattttaagtCCATCCGTTTTCCTGCAAACGTcgtgattttgtttttcttttaggctGAATAATGtcctattttatatataaaaatttccttTATCCACTCAGCTCTTGAGGACAATTAGGATGATTCCTCTTCTTTGCCACAGAGAATAACACAACAGTAGACATGGGGTGCAGATCCCTCTGTGGaagggtgtggggttctctgggTATACGGTCAGGAGCAGAACAGTTAGGTGATATGCTAGTTTTgtctttactttttgagaaatCTCCAAACTTATTCCCACAGTAGCTGTATTCATTGAAGCCCCGCCAATACTGAATAAGTGTTCCTCACTCTCTGCGATGTCTCCAGCATTTATTGGTAGATTTATTGACGATGGGCATTATGACTGGGGTGCTAAAGTGGCATCTCAAAGTCGACCTGATGGCTAGGAATATCGAACACTTGAAACAACAAGTGGCCACTTGGGCTCCTTTTTCACCATTTTGAAAAGTGTCTATTCCATTTATGTGCTCAGTTGTGGACTGGGGCTTAATTTCCTTGGTatttaattttagcattttttttttttttggtaaattctTGATAGTGGCCTACTGTCTGGAGCTTAGCTGGTAAAAATTTTCTTCCAGTCTGTGTGaatattttaggtcatttttctGTTACACAGCTTGTCTTTCTTAAACAAGACTTTTGTAATGAagggaaatagatttttttcttggttatacATATTGTAAATACTCTTTggtttgtcttttgattttggcTCTCCCTAGAGATTTGGTTTTTATGGTTAAATTTAAAGGTCTTTTCCTTAATGATATGTAAGTGCTTTTCTAtagtttttgaaattttcatattgagaatgaaaaaaatagatacatacaaaaatgttattttattctcCAGTGGCCCACATGTACGGTGTGAGGGAAAACCCTAATACTTTCTCTTAGGGTTGTTACAAGTAGTGAGAGGAGGCCCTGGGACTTGAAGGAATGTGAGTTGGCCTCCTGATGCTCAAAACTTCATCCTACAGTTTAATATCTTAAGTTCTGTGGGCCtcggtttcttccttttttgaggAGGCCGTGGCTAGGTTGTGACtcagtgggagagtgcttgcttgcctagcatgctcaaagGCTTGGCTCAACCCGCAGCAGTGCCTGGGGAGAGGGTCTGATTGATATGGCTTAGGTGTCTGTCAGAACAGGGATTGAGTTTCAAATTCCACATCCCCTAggtcggtggttctcaaccttcctacggctgtgaccctttaatacagttcctcatgttgtgatgactccAACATGgtcatttttgttgctattctataactgtaatttttctatgctgttatgaatcataatgtaaatatctgtgttttccaatggtcttaggtgacccctgtgaaaggatcatttgttCACAAAGGGGGCACGACCCACAGGTCGAGAACCATGGCGTTAGTTGAACACTCCAGATAAGTTTCTTAGGAGGCCGTGTCTTCAGACATGTGAGCCTAGCCTCCTCCCTCCTGATGCCTTGTCCTTCTACGCTTTAGCAGACACATGAATATGTAGGTGCTCTAAGTTGGTTGGTCCAAACCTAAACTGTCCCCACACGTGCCAATCAACAGAGCTTTAAGCGACTTTGGAAATGGAATACtgaccagacatggtggctctaATTTGTCATCAGCCACttactgatgcaggaggatcttgaaTTTGATCCAACCTGGCATATgcaatgagaccatgtctcaaaaacactaCAAACAGGTATGGCGAACgaatggctcggcagttaagagcatttgttattgcagaggacctgggttcagttccctgtCCCcgcatggaggctcacaactacctgtaaccccagtttcagagTGTTCAACcacttcttctgacctctatggggaCCAGACACACACGCagtgcagacacatgcatgcaggcaaaacacttatacacatagactaaataaatctaaaaaataaagcttaaactctaaaaatagaaacaagggggctggagagatggctcagtggttaagagcattgcctgctcttccaaaggtcctgagttcaattcccagcaaccacatggtggctcacaaccatctgtaatgagatctggtgccctcctctggtctgcagacagaatattgtatacataataagtcaataaataaatatttaaaaaaataaaaatagaaacgaaattttgaaaaaaacaaataatcctgGGGACCAGCaatatggttcagtgggtaaaggggcttgcaaCCAAGCCTCATGACCTGCGTTCCTTCGCCAGCACCCATGCAGCGAGGTCTGACTTCACAAGTTTTTCTCTGACTCCCACATGgtttttgttctgtcttcttgTATGCATGCGAACATGCATTCACTTAAAAACTACATCAAAAGTCTGgaggtggtagctcacacctttaatcgctTGGgtggcggaggcaggtggatcactgtgagcttgaggccagcctggtctacaaatagaGTGCCAGAattgtcacacagagaaacccagtcttgaaaaaccaaaaaaaaagcataaaaaaattttaaatgtaatttatatatataattctgaGTCAGTTAGGATTCCATAGTGAGACTGTAAGGGCATTGAGCActgaatttatatttcaaatacaaatggattgtGGGTTTTACTAGAGTTTATGTgtactattttatctttttttttttaaggtctggTTCCATTTATTTCCAGAATACAAAACTGTGCTCGGCACACAGCTGACCTTCTCTACTCCAGGTTTGGCAGTGATGTCTGAAAGTCTGTTTTTGCAGGTCGCTATGCCCTGGTGGTCTGTGGTGATATTGCGGTCTACCCAAACGGTAACGCCCGGCCGACAGGTGGCGCTGGAGCTGTGGCGATGCTGATTGGGCCCAAGGCTCCTCTAGTGCTGGAGCAAGGTTCGTAATTAACACTCCCAAGAGGCTGCAGGTGGTACTGTGGTACATTCACGTCGTAGATCCTAATCCCAAACTGTCGCGTGCACTCCTCAGGGCCGGGGGATGGTGGTGGCTCTCCTCTCAAAGTCTGGCCTGGGGAGCAGCTGCttaagggggagagagagaagccagaatCTGTGGTTTCATCATGCCTGGGGGTGCGCGGACAGTGTGTGGAGTGGGCCTGCCAAATGCGGGTTCGGAACCATAGGGAACCATGGTGACGCTAGCGGTGAAAGACGACATTCAGCCATAAAGTCAGGCTTGGAGAATTCTGGCATAGGCGACAGAACAAAGCCAGGCGTCTCTTCTCACTGGTCTCACCCATCCTTTCTGCTTGAGGCGGCCTGTGTGAGAGGCGGTCTCTGAAACCGTCTGTGCCTTTCCAGGGCTGAGGGGAACCCACATGGAGAACGTCTATGACTTCTACAAACCAAACTTGGCCTCAGAATACCCACTGGTGGATGGGAAGCTTTCCATCCAGTGCTACATGCGGGCCTTGGATCGGTGCTACGCAGCCTACCGCAAGAAAATTCAGAACCAGTGGAAGAAAGGTACGGGGCTCGGAGGGCAGAAAGCGGGGCTGCTACTCGTAGCCGAGAGTCTTCCTTTATCTTTCCCTGGGGGGAGCACTTTGTACGGCCTGTGGGACGAGTGAGACAGTGTGCAGAGGAATGAATGAGAGAGCCTCCCATGAGTCTGCTGGGAGTGGAACCCACTTCTTCAGGAAGCTGAGCCTCTGGGCATCGTCACATCCGGGAGGGAGGATCTTCCTAGCTCATTGTCACACCGCCTCTCAcctctccaccttcttttctagCTGGAAATAACCAGCCTTTCACCCTCGACGACGTGCAATATATGATTTTCCACACGCCCTTTTGCAAGATGGTCCAGAAATCCCTGGCTCGGCTGATGTTTAATGACTTCCTGTCATCCAGTGGCAACACACAGAACAACTTATACAAGGGGCTGGAGGCCTTCAGGTGGGTCTTCTTTAAGTGGAAGGCTTGGGAAGGGTGAGCGAGGAGGCTCTCTCGCACCTCGGGTGTGGGTCCCCCTCCATGAGAAGCAGCCGGCAGCCCTCCACAAAGCAGAAACGATGCTAAGCCTTTCTTTCAATagagggaagggatggggcaGCTGTGCAGGGCTCTCCGTGTATTAGGTGAGgagaagaagataaaaagaaagaacgaaagccAAGCAGGGTGTGTGGTTATGGATTTGGTGTCTAGTTTTCTAACAGACTATGAAAGTGTGCATAGATGCCACAATGAAGTGTGTGTAAATGCTGTCTCAGTCGACAGGAATGTGACTTTGAGGTCTACAGACGTTTCAGTTTGTAATAAAAACCATGCACCCCAGAGCTTTCTCGCCTCCAAGTTCCTGGCCTTCTTCTCTTGTCAACTCTCATGTGACATCTTGCTCTGCCTCACAGGGGTCTAAAACTGGAAGAAACCTACACCAACAAGGAGGTAGACAAGGCGATTTTGAAGGCCTCCCTGGACATATTCAACAAGAAAACCAAGGCCTCGCTTTACCTGTCCACGAACAATGGGAACATGTACACCTCGTCCCTCTACGGGTGCCtggcctcccttctctcccagtGAGTACTGCCCCTCCCACCTGCTGTTTCCCATTTGTAAGCTGATGGCCCAGCCAATGCTCCTTTCCACTGAAACATTTGGTTTGTTGAGAGATAGACTTTTACAATAAAGGGGGAGTTAGAGGATAAAGTGAAAGGTTACCACTTGTCCCAGAGGTGGTTGGGGGCAAGTTTGCTAGCTGTGTTGAACTTCTCCAGAGAGAACATGTGTATACTGGGGAATGTGCCAGATAtacccaggcaggaagaaaatagaactTGTGGGCGTATCTTTATCTCACCAATTTAAAATCTCTATACTTAATACAGCATGGTGGATTGGAGGCTGGCTTCAGACCCCATAACTGGTTCTAGCCTGTTTACCACTTGTCTTGAAAACTAACTTCCTGGACCTGTATGAGCCTTGCTTTCTGTACCTGTGAAATGTAACAATGTAACAATGGCTGCTTTCCACAGTTCCTTTTTATCCTTTGGTAATTTCTTacagtataaaataaatgtacttaGATTGTATCCACCCTCCATCACATACTGCAACTCCTCCTGGACCACCACTTAACtaccccttttattttatttttatataactcaCTGAATCCAGTTAGTGCTTCCTATATCGTATGGGTATAGGGTCATCCGCTGGAGCATAAGCAACCTACCAAGGGCCACACCCTGAAGAAACCGActcccctccctcagcagccatcagctACCAACAGCTCTGCAGTTAGGATGAGGCAGCATGAGCCATCTCTACCCATGCAGGAATTGTGATGGGCTTGGCCGAATGCAGGCAGCCAGAGTTGCAGCGTGTTCATGAGTGCAAAGGCCCTGACATGTCCCAAAGGCACGATTTTGCTGCAGTCTAACCTGACTTCTGGATCTcacattctctttcctcttttgtgaTTGTccctgaggggtgtgtgtgtgtgagatacaGATGTCTTCCCATCAGTGCCATAGTGACACAAATGTTATTGGAGTAACCAACCGCTTTCTAATTGGATTTGAGGTCAGCTCCGTAGGagggaactcatgcctggtaTTGTAAACCTGTCCAAGAACCCATGACTGGGTAGGTCCTAGGCCCTACACGAGAACCTACGATTACTTTGCTAAATAGACATGGTATGGAACACTCTTCTAAATACCTATCCATATGCTCATATATTAGTACAGCTCTCATCCCTGCCTCTTTTGGCTGTGGCTAGTGAGCAATACAGAGATTAACAACTGGTCAAAGTACGGAGGATGAACGACTATGGATGCTTTCCAGTTTTCATGAAAATTGCCTTAAAATATTACAATGCTCAGAAAGCGCTCAAAGGCTGTTACCTGTACTgatttttcctgttttgtggtGTTTATAAGGGAACACTGCATATTATATAGAAAAGATACCTAGAGGTGAACTTGATCAAATTACTGATGGGGGATGCTCAGAAAACTGAGTCATAGGAATGTGTGCTAGCAAATGCCTGTACTCCCAGAACTGTGGAGACCTGGGGAGGGGGACCGtagagatcaaggtcagcctgggctacataggtaggtaggtacaaacacacacacacacacacacacacacacacacacacagccaaacgATTGCAGTTAATTTGTGATCCCAGTGGGTAGATACATAgatccacaacacacacacacacatacatacacaaacacacaagctgAACCATTGTAGTTTGGGAGCCCTAAGGGTTAGTCCACTGGTCTAATCTGCTACACCTGGAAGCCTCTGCCCTCACAGTTCTGCCTTCACGCTTTGGGCTGTGGCTGCTCTCATTTTGGCAAAGCTTCTTCTTGTTCCCACATCTGGATTCCACCAAAGGTCCCTCTTTGTGCAGGGCACGTGGAGCATACTTCTAGCTGCATGAGGTGGGCAGTGGTGAGATAAGGCTGACACACAGAAGCTTTATATGAAATGCAGAATGctgatgtggatttttttttttcacttgcagACACTCTGCCCAAGAATTGGCTGGCTCCAGGATTGGTGCCTTCTCCTATGGCTCAGGCTTAGCAgcgagtttcttttctttccgaGTGGCCAAGGATGCCTCTCCAGGTGAGTCTCATCTTGTAGCAGGTATTCCCGAAACCGTGCCCCACCCTGCGCTTCACCCCAGCTGAGGCTGCTATCTTAACCGAGCTAAACTGGGATTAAGAGCAAAGAAAAGTCCTGTATAAGGTGAAATGCATGCGAGCACTTCCTCCACAGCAGAGTAGACACAAGGAAGCCTGGTAGACAAGGCAACAGGTCCTGAAGAATGGGCTGGCCCCCTAAAGAGAAGTTGATGGACCTGAAACAGCCAGGGTCAGCAGCCTGTGGTGTGACTGCTGTGACCAAGACCAGGCACCTAAGCACCATGGGGAGGGCGTCAACCCCCAGACCCCGGCTGCCTATTAGCACCAGCGATGATGACAACAGGACGTTTTAAtattgcttctgcttcccaggttcCCCTCTGGAGCAGCTGGTGTCTAGTGTGTCAGATCTGCCCAAACGTCTAGACTCCCGGAGGCGCATGTCTCCTGAGGAATTCACAGACATAATGAACCAAAGGGAGCAATTCTTCCACAAGGGTAagaaaggggacaggaagagagaagagagcgaTTCACCCCAGACAGCACATCAGTGCCTGGGAACTGTACTGGGGGGTTCATCAGACCTTCAGGATGTGATGGGCCAGGGTCACAATTTTTATGATGTGCTTATGAGGCGAGACCTtgagcaactgagccatcttcacagATGGTCTCTAACAGCCATGCAGACCTCAAGGACCAGACCCCCTCTTCTATATGATTCTACCTTCCATATGGTGTCTAGGGGTGGTTTACAGCCACGGCAGCTCAGTCTGGAGTGCTTCCCTTGCATCTGTGGGCGTTCTTACTACTCCGCTCTTTGCTGCATGCTTGCATCTCTCTTTCTAagtcctgcttcttcttctgtgtCCCACAGTGAACTTCTCACCACCCGGCGACACAAACAACCTCTTTCCAGGGACTTGGTACCTGGAGCGAGTGGATGAGATGCATCGCCGAAAGTATGCCCGGCGCCCTGTCTAGAGGAGGCAAGTGAGTTTGTCGGGCTCCTAGCCCGAAGGCCTGGGGGCTTCTCTGTAGCAGACGCAGTTCTGAGTCATTAATCATGTCAGAGATGGTCATAACTTAAGAGGAGTTACAaactgtgagctccaggacatgGGTGGGAGGGGTCTCTGTCTTGGAAGTCTGGGCTGTGAAAGTCAGATCTCTTCTAAGTCTCCTAGAAGCTTGGTAAGTCAGAGCCCACAGGAggaagcagccagcagcagccagaaCTGCAGCATATTGTTCTAAAGCAATGAGAATcggaacaacaagaaaaagacaagagagaaggcagatcagccctttccttcctaagAGCCTGGCAGCATCATGCCACAAAGACGGAGCAGGGCTCCTGAGCCATTCGCACTGAATCAAGAGCACCAAGCTGGGCTGACGTGAAGAATTAAGGTTGATATATCAGGCCATGGAGCCAGAGTCTGGCCAAGCCACCCTGACCTCTCATCACCAGCAGAGCATGTGACAGGGACCTGCCTGTCCCCCAATCTCGGCTGCTGTAGCACCAGTTGATAGACTCCCCAggcatggcggctcacaactgggAAGACAGCCAGGGTACCAGGATCTCATAGAACAGGGGGGCTTTCATGCATAGCTGTCTCTGGCAAGGGGcaaggcctgggggctggggaaCCCAGGCTGAGGGGTGACCAAATCTGTTTCTCCTCCCTACAGATCCCTACAACAGTTCCTCGGGAATGGATCTGAGCTGCTGCCCAAACAGTGTCTGTGTAAATTTCCACCCACAGCTAGCTGTAAATAATGAATAGACACGGTAGCCCCATAGGATCTGCCGTGAAGGGCCACCAGGCTCAGTGGCTCCTTCGTGACTCTCCCTGATGCCACCACTGCCACAGGTCCTGCTGCTGTGGACCAGAGCTCCCCTGTGAAGAATGTGGGAGAAAGGGGGACCGCTGACCCCCGTGGAAGCAGATCAGTCATCTTCTCCCACATTCAGACAGCCCCACCATTTGTTATGGCTCATTATCGGACTTCAGTGCTGTTGCATTTTATGCTCATTACTTAAAAGTTTCCCGAGAATGTCTAAATTTTGTATCTTGTCCTGAAATAATGTGTGGCAATAAAAATGAGGGAAGAGACGATGCACATTTTCTAGAAGTCAAGAGCTTCGCAGAGAGCAGGGCATGCATTCCTTCACCCCACACCTTCCACTCAAAGTCCGTCCAGTTCCGCCAAGGACTACGGCAGACACCAGGCAAATAAAGAAAGTGACATGgagctccccctcccctgctcacTTCTCTATCCTACAGACACCATATCCTGGCAGGGCCAGCAGGTGCTTGGTACATCAAACCCCCTTGGCATATGTGGCCAGTGTTTACCTAGACCAAACATAAAAGCCATAAGATTGGTCAGGCATGGTCACACagatcttagcacttgggaggccaagtaagggtgagttcaaagccaggccagcctgtgttatGTGGGGAGATcttataaaaacacacacacaacaacaacaacaagaaaagatgAGGCAGA is a window encoding:
- the Hmgcs2 gene encoding hydroxymethylglutaryl-CoA synthase, mitochondrial, with protein sequence MQRLLAPARRVLQVRRVLQEASLTPAHPLSAAQQRFFTIPPAPLAKTDTWPKDVGILALEVYFPAQYVDQTDLEKFNNVEAGKYTVGLGQTRMGFCSVQEDINSLCLTVVQRLMERTKLPWDAVGRLEVGTETIIDKSKAVKTVLMELFQDSGNTDIEGIDTTNACYGGTASLFNAANWMESSYWDGRYALVVCGDIAVYPNGNARPTGGAGAVAMLIGPKAPLVLEQGLRGTHMENVYDFYKPNLASEYPLVDGKLSIQCYMRALDRCYAAYRKKIQNQWKKAGNNQPFTLDDVQYMIFHTPFCKMVQKSLARLMFNDFLSSSGNTQNNLYKGLEAFRGLKLEETYTNKEVDKAILKASLDIFNKKTKASLYLSTNNGNMYTSSLYGCLASLLSQHSAQELAGSRIGAFSYGSGLAASFFSFRVAKDASPGSPLEQLVSSVSDLPKRLDSRRRMSPEEFTDIMNQREQFFHKVNFSPPGDTNNLFPGTWYLERVDEMHRRKYARRPV